From a region of the Chitinophaga caseinilytica genome:
- a CDS encoding TonB-dependent receptor has product MQYKQILLTGLLCLSVFSLRAQQSASVSGTVKDNEGVPVAGASVRVSGSRSGASAGPQGGWAILHLKPGSYTLEFSAVGFSRTEKSITLKPGEEAVLDVVLNRKAAQVKEVNVAGLTANQQVNRQAYAVTSIDAKPLHNSSQDLNQVLGKTAGVRVREDGGLGSSFNFSLNGFSGRQVKLFLDGIPMDNFGSSLTLNNIPINLADRIEVYKGVVPIWLGADALGGAVNVVTNAKTQRYLDVSYSYGSFNTHRSAVSAGYTGAKTGFTVLGNFFQNYSDNNYWVHTGVTDLNTLIIGPEQRLRRFHDRYKSETAQLEMGVTGKRYADKLMLGIILSQNDRQIQTAAQMSKVFGGWNQRSNTIMPTLKYKKTDLFVKGLDFNLYGSYNFGSTRNVDTLNRVYNWAGDYKDNTFNEQGQYVPGGENSRSLYKFSNNLAIANASLGYNIGGGHSTGVNYTFTNFDREGHDPLKPNEEAYETPQKLRKSVLGLGYKYDYKDRWSTSVFVKEYFVKGESAQRVDIYTNPHWEPIYSDLSKTGYGVASAYYLIPSLQLKLSYEKTYRLPEGDEMFGDGVNHVANKNLRPESSDNVNFGAVFTRKFGGHHRLMVEGNFVLRDAEDFIRVDLVDTRTQSVNVRGVRNTGVDADIRYAYREVFTAAANATYQHLINTTRYETPGSNVESAIYKDQIPNIPYLFGNLDLGVNFKKVGFSHARLGVNYHLNYVHAYYLKWPSLGYSWEKNEVPQQLSHDVSATYTLKNGKYNVSLECRNLTDERLYDNFLMQKPGRAFYMKLRYFLRKY; this is encoded by the coding sequence ATGCAATATAAGCAAATATTGTTAACGGGTCTGCTATGCTTGTCCGTTTTCAGCCTGCGGGCGCAGCAATCCGCGTCCGTTTCGGGAACCGTGAAAGACAATGAGGGCGTGCCTGTTGCGGGTGCGTCCGTAAGAGTAAGCGGCTCCCGATCGGGGGCTTCCGCCGGCCCGCAAGGCGGCTGGGCGATCCTCCATCTCAAGCCCGGTAGCTACACATTGGAGTTTTCCGCAGTGGGGTTTTCGCGTACCGAAAAATCCATCACGCTTAAACCGGGAGAAGAGGCCGTGCTCGATGTGGTGCTGAACCGGAAAGCGGCGCAGGTGAAGGAAGTGAATGTGGCAGGGCTTACTGCCAACCAGCAGGTGAACCGCCAGGCGTACGCCGTTACTTCCATCGACGCAAAGCCCCTGCACAACAGCTCACAAGACCTCAACCAGGTGCTCGGCAAAACGGCCGGGGTGCGGGTGCGGGAAGACGGTGGACTGGGCTCCAGCTTCAACTTTTCCCTCAACGGGTTTTCCGGCCGGCAGGTTAAGCTCTTCCTCGACGGTATCCCCATGGACAATTTCGGTTCTTCGCTCACGCTGAACAACATTCCCATCAACCTCGCCGACCGGATCGAAGTATATAAAGGCGTAGTGCCGATATGGCTGGGCGCGGATGCGCTGGGCGGCGCCGTGAATGTGGTCACCAACGCCAAAACGCAGCGCTACCTCGATGTGTCCTATTCCTACGGGTCGTTCAACACCCACCGCAGCGCCGTGAGCGCGGGGTATACCGGGGCGAAAACGGGGTTTACGGTGCTGGGGAACTTCTTCCAGAACTATTCCGATAATAACTATTGGGTACATACCGGCGTTACCGACCTCAACACGCTGATCATCGGCCCGGAGCAGCGCCTCCGCAGGTTCCACGACCGCTACAAATCAGAAACCGCGCAGTTGGAAATGGGCGTCACCGGGAAACGGTACGCCGACAAACTGATGCTCGGTATCATCCTGTCGCAAAATGACCGCCAGATACAGACCGCGGCGCAGATGTCGAAAGTCTTTGGCGGCTGGAATCAGCGGAGCAATACCATCATGCCCACGCTGAAATATAAGAAGACGGACCTTTTCGTGAAGGGGCTCGACTTCAACCTGTACGGCAGCTACAATTTCGGCAGCACGCGCAATGTTGATACCCTGAACCGCGTCTACAACTGGGCCGGCGATTATAAAGACAATACCTTCAACGAACAAGGTCAATATGTGCCCGGCGGGGAAAACAGCCGGAGCCTGTACAAATTCTCCAACAATCTCGCCATCGCCAATGCCAGCCTGGGTTACAACATCGGCGGCGGGCATTCGACCGGCGTCAATTACACATTCACCAACTTTGACCGCGAAGGCCACGATCCGCTCAAGCCCAACGAAGAAGCGTACGAAACACCGCAGAAGCTTCGCAAATCGGTGCTGGGCCTGGGATATAAGTATGATTATAAAGACAGGTGGTCTACTTCGGTATTCGTCAAGGAATACTTCGTGAAAGGGGAATCCGCGCAGCGGGTGGATATTTACACCAATCCGCATTGGGAGCCCATCTACAGCGATCTGTCCAAAACCGGCTACGGCGTGGCTTCTGCGTATTACCTGATCCCTTCGCTCCAGCTGAAGCTTTCCTACGAAAAAACATACCGGCTGCCGGAAGGTGATGAGATGTTCGGGGACGGCGTCAACCATGTCGCGAATAAAAACCTTCGTCCGGAAAGCAGTGATAACGTGAATTTCGGCGCCGTGTTCACCCGGAAGTTTGGTGGGCACCACCGGCTGATGGTGGAAGGCAATTTCGTGCTGCGCGATGCGGAAGACTTCATTCGCGTAGACCTCGTGGATACCCGCACGCAGTCCGTAAACGTGCGCGGAGTGCGGAACACGGGAGTGGATGCGGATATCAGGTATGCATACCGGGAAGTGTTTACCGCCGCCGCCAACGCCACCTATCAGCACCTCATCAACACCACCCGTTACGAAACGCCCGGCAGCAATGTGGAAAGCGCCATTTACAAAGACCAGATCCCCAACATCCCGTACCTCTTCGGCAACCTGGACCTCGGCGTGAATTTCAAAAAAGTCGGGTTTTCGCACGCCCGGCTCGGGGTGAACTATCACCTGAACTACGTACACGCTTATTATCTCAAATGGCCCAGCCTGGGCTACAGCTGGGAGAAGAACGAAGTGCCGCAGCAGCTTTCGCACGACGTTTCCGCCACCTACACCCTCAAAAACGGGAAGTACAACGTATCGCTCGAATGCCGCAACCTGACAGACGAGCGCCTGTACGACAACTTCCTCATGCAAAAGCCCGGGCGCGCTTTCTACATGAAACTCCGCTACTTCCTGCGAAAATATTAA
- a CDS encoding sulfatase-like hydrolase/transferase, with the protein MVSGFFRLLLAALLLTGTGLRAQSPKRLNVLVLLTDDQRFNTIRALGNAEIHTPNMDRLVKSGTVFTQAHIMGSLGGAVCAPSRAMLLTSRPVFSVHEDGGVIPASEKTFAEVFRESGYQTFSSGKWHSDYASFNRSFASGDNIFFGGMHTEKEGGHWKPKLHHYDPSGTYKSPFTGNDFSSVCYANAAIEFIRKPRQEPFLMYVAFTAPHDPRTPPEAYLRLYDTEKISLPGNFMSKHPFDNGELNVRDEMLLSTPRNPAEVKLEIAKYYAMISEVDHEIGRVLDALKASGQYENTIIVLAGDNGLAVGQHGLLGKQNLYDHSMRVPLIFAGPGIPANKRVDAYCYLTDVFPTLCRLTGLQQPATVEGISLDKAFTPSRFSGRDRLFITYSNLQRAIVKDGMKLIVYNVNGQHPVQLFDLEKDPLEKNNLANDKAYQKKVAGLRALLQSEMHRYGDFCDFSKAGWGWPGKLKWEDAKRINP; encoded by the coding sequence ATGGTTTCAGGGTTTTTTCGCCTTCTGCTGGCGGCTTTATTGTTGACGGGGACGGGTTTGCGGGCGCAATCGCCCAAGCGGTTAAACGTGTTGGTGTTGTTGACGGACGATCAGCGGTTCAATACGATCCGTGCGCTGGGGAACGCGGAAATCCACACCCCGAATATGGACCGGCTCGTGAAAAGCGGCACCGTGTTCACGCAGGCGCACATCATGGGGTCGCTGGGCGGGGCGGTTTGCGCGCCCAGCAGGGCCATGCTCCTCACTTCGCGGCCGGTGTTCAGCGTGCATGAAGACGGCGGTGTGATCCCGGCTTCGGAGAAAACCTTCGCCGAAGTATTCCGCGAATCCGGCTACCAGACTTTTTCATCGGGCAAGTGGCATAGCGATTACGCGTCCTTCAACCGTTCTTTCGCTTCGGGCGATAATATCTTCTTCGGCGGCATGCATACGGAAAAGGAAGGCGGCCACTGGAAACCGAAACTGCATCACTACGATCCTTCCGGGACGTACAAATCCCCTTTTACCGGCAACGATTTTTCTTCCGTTTGCTACGCCAATGCGGCGATCGAATTCATCCGGAAGCCACGGCAGGAGCCGTTCCTCATGTACGTGGCGTTTACGGCGCCCCACGATCCGCGGACCCCGCCGGAAGCATACCTTCGGCTGTACGATACGGAGAAAATCAGTCTGCCGGGCAACTTCATGTCGAAACATCCTTTCGATAACGGCGAGCTGAACGTCCGCGATGAAATGCTGTTGTCTACGCCCCGCAACCCTGCAGAAGTGAAGCTGGAAATTGCGAAATATTACGCCATGATCAGCGAGGTAGACCATGAGATCGGGCGCGTGCTGGATGCGTTGAAGGCGAGCGGGCAATACGAAAATACCATCATCGTGCTGGCGGGAGACAACGGGCTGGCCGTGGGGCAGCACGGGCTGCTGGGCAAACAGAACCTGTACGACCATTCCATGCGCGTGCCGCTGATCTTCGCCGGGCCGGGCATTCCGGCGAACAAACGCGTGGATGCGTATTGCTACCTGACGGATGTGTTCCCGACATTGTGCCGGCTCACCGGCTTGCAACAACCCGCTACGGTGGAAGGGATTTCGCTGGACAAGGCGTTTACGCCGTCCCGCTTCTCAGGCCGCGACCGGCTGTTCATCACTTACTCCAACCTCCAGCGCGCGATCGTGAAAGACGGGATGAAGCTCATCGTGTATAATGTGAACGGGCAACATCCCGTTCAACTGTTCGACCTGGAAAAAGATCCCCTGGAAAAGAATAACCTGGCGAATGATAAAGCGTATCAAAAGAAAGTCGCCGGACTGCGCGCGTTGCTGCAAAGTGAAATGCACCGGTACGGGGATTTCTGCGATTTTTCGAAAGCAGGATGGGGCTGGCCCGGGAAATTGAAATGGGAGGATGCGAAACGGATCAACCCGTAA
- a CDS encoding TolC family protein — MFNRRTITYIAIGCASLGYTACKIPAITGKEADKNMPAAFNSAPGASSAAVQWKEFFADAELSALIDTALQRNQELNIVLQEIEISRNEVRARKGEYLPSVALRAGAGVEKVGRYTSQGANDANTEIKEGKEMPEPLGDFLVGAFASWEVDIWHKLRNAKNAAAARYLASVEGRNFVVTNLIAEIAASYYELLALDKQLEILDQNIAIQSNALGIVKLQKEATRVTELAVRKFEAEVLRTQSLRFDILQRITETENKINFLCGRYPQSVRRNDAAFGTASAKVAAGLPADLLANRPDIRQAELNLAAAKLDVKSARAQFYPSLGITAGVGYRAFNPSYLVKTPESLLYSIAGDLVAPLVNRNGIKAAYLNANAKQVQSVYEYEKTILNAYVEVVNQLSKIGNLDKRSELQAKQVDALTQSIEISNSLFASARADYMEVLMTQRDALESKFELIETQLQQMQALVGVYRALGGGWK; from the coding sequence ATGTTTAATCGCAGAACCATCACATACATCGCCATCGGCTGCGCGAGCCTGGGCTACACGGCCTGCAAGATCCCCGCCATCACGGGGAAGGAGGCAGACAAGAACATGCCCGCGGCCTTCAACAGCGCGCCCGGCGCCAGCAGTGCAGCGGTGCAGTGGAAAGAATTTTTTGCCGATGCGGAATTGTCGGCCCTCATCGATACCGCGCTGCAGCGCAACCAGGAATTGAACATCGTGCTGCAGGAAATCGAGATTTCGCGGAATGAAGTGCGTGCCCGGAAAGGGGAATACCTGCCTTCCGTGGCGCTGCGCGCCGGAGCCGGCGTGGAAAAAGTAGGCCGCTACACCAGCCAGGGCGCCAACGATGCCAATACCGAGATCAAGGAAGGAAAGGAAATGCCCGAACCGCTGGGCGACTTCCTCGTGGGCGCGTTCGCCAGCTGGGAAGTGGATATCTGGCACAAGCTCCGCAACGCCAAGAACGCCGCGGCAGCGCGGTACCTGGCGTCTGTGGAAGGCCGGAATTTCGTGGTGACGAACCTCATCGCAGAAATCGCCGCTTCTTATTACGAATTGCTGGCGCTTGACAAACAACTGGAGATCCTCGATCAGAACATCGCCATCCAGAGCAATGCGCTGGGCATCGTGAAGCTCCAGAAAGAAGCCACCCGCGTAACGGAACTGGCGGTCCGGAAGTTTGAAGCGGAAGTGTTGCGGACGCAGAGCCTCCGGTTCGACATCCTTCAGCGCATCACCGAAACCGAAAACAAGATCAACTTCCTTTGCGGGCGATATCCGCAGTCGGTCCGCAGGAACGACGCAGCTTTCGGAACGGCCTCCGCCAAAGTGGCCGCCGGTCTTCCGGCCGATCTGTTGGCCAACCGGCCCGACATCCGGCAGGCGGAACTGAACCTGGCCGCCGCGAAGCTCGACGTAAAATCCGCCCGCGCGCAGTTTTACCCATCCCTGGGCATTACGGCGGGCGTGGGGTACAGGGCCTTCAATCCATCGTACCTCGTAAAAACGCCGGAATCGCTCCTGTATTCGATTGCGGGAGACCTGGTGGCACCGCTGGTGAACAGGAACGGCATCAAGGCGGCGTACCTCAACGCCAATGCGAAGCAGGTTCAGTCGGTGTACGAATACGAGAAAACGATTTTGAACGCATATGTGGAAGTGGTCAACCAGCTGTCGAAAATCGGCAACCTCGATAAGCGGTCTGAGTTGCAGGCCAAACAGGTGGATGCGCTCACCCAATCCATCGAGATATCGAACAGCCTCTTCGCCTCCGCCCGTGCGGATTACATGGAAGTGCTCATGACCCAGCGCGATGCGCTGGAATCCAAATTTGAGCTGATCGAAACGCAACTGCAGCAGATGCAGGCGCTGGTGGGCGTTTACCGCGCGCTGGGTGGCGGTTGGAAATAA